One Lucilia cuprina isolate Lc7/37 chromosome 4, ASM2204524v1, whole genome shotgun sequence DNA segment encodes these proteins:
- the LOC111675787 gene encoding ATP-dependent RNA helicase abstrakt yields the protein MSQSNSSAPPIKRYRREDDDKSSGAEDDDKYVPYVPVKERKKQQLMKMGRIVQLTSEAAQPKSSSENENDEDSQNATDPELWGRKYNISLLDQHTELKKIAEAKKISDVEKQLKEEEKILESVQQQKALMAVSELAKGIQYEDPIKTSWKPPHYIMDMSEHKRNAIRKRLRILVEGDDVAPPIRSFKEMKLHKGILNGLASKGIKRPTPIQIQGIPTVLSGRDLIGIAFTGSGKTLVFVLPIIMFALEQEYRLPFVRNEGPYGLIICPSRELAKQTHDIVMHYSRHLMQCGMPEIRSCLAIGGVPVSEALDVIAKGVHIMVATPGRLMDMLEKKIVTLDICRYLCMDEADRMIDMGFEEDVRTIFSFFKGQRQTLLFSATMPKKIQNFARSALVKPVTINVGRAGAASMNVTQEVEYVKQEAKVVYLLECLQKTAPPVLIFAEKKQDVDCIHEYLLLKGVEAVAIHGGKDQEERSRAVEAYREGKKDVLVATDVASKGLDFSNVQHVINYDMPEDIENYVHRIGRTGRSNTKGLATTFVNKTTDQSVLLDLKHLLIEAKQKVPDFLLELCPESEQYLDLGDSHGCSYCGGLGHRITECPKLEAIQSKQASNIGRRDYLSNTAADY from the exons atgtcACAATCAAACTCTTCAGCACCTCCTATCAAACGCTATCGCCGTGAAGATGATGATAAATCTTCTGGAGCAGAAGATGATGACAAATACGTGCCCTATGTACCGGTCAAGGAACGCAAAAAACAGCAACTTATGAAAATGGGACGCATCGTACAGCTAACATCAGAAGCGGCACAACCAAAATCTTCGAGCGAAAATGAAAACGATGAAGACTCACAAAATGCCACTGATCCCGAATTATGGGGACGTAAATACAACATTAGTTTGCTAGATCAACACACTGAGTTGAAGAAAATAGCAGAGGCCAAAAAAATCAGTGATGTAGAAAAACAACTTAAGGAAGAAGAAAAGATTCTTGAAAGTGTTCAGCAGCAGAAAGCCCTTATGGCAGTGTCTGAATTGGCGAAAGGTATACAATATGAGGATCCTATTAAGACTAGCTGGAAGCCGCCGCACTACATAATGGATATGTCGGAACATAAACGGAACGCTATACGTAAACGTTTGCGTATATTGGTGGAGGGAGATGATGTGGCTCCGCCCATACgtagttttaaagaaatgaaattgCATAAGGGTATTTTAAATGGTTTAGCCAGCAAAGGTATTAAGCGTCCAACACCTATACAAATTCAGGGAATACCTACGGTACTATCTGGCAGAGATTTAATTGGCATTGCTTTCACCGGTTCTGGTAAGACATTGGTCTTTGTTTTACCCATTATAATGTTTGCCCTGGAGCAGGAATATCGTTTACCCTTTGTGAGAAATGAAGGTCCATATGGTTTGATTATTTGTCCTTCTCGGGAGTTGGCCAAGCAGACACACGATATTGTAAtg CACTACAGTCGTCATTTAATGCAATGTGGTATGCCGGAAATACGTTCGTGTCTAGCAATTGGAGGAGTTCCTGTTTCAGAAGCTTTAGATGTTATAGCTAAAGGGGTTCACATTATGGTTGCTACACCTGGTCGTTTAATGGACATGTTAGAGAAGAAAATCGTTACGCTAGATATTTGTCGTTATCTGTGCATGGATGAAGCTGATCGTATGATTGATATGGGTTTTGAAGAAGATGTACGTactatattttccttttttaagggACAAAGACAGACATTGCTTTTCTCAGCTACTATGcctaagaaaattcaaaattttgccCGCTCTGCTTTAGTAAAACCCGTAACAATCAATGTGGGTCGTGCTGGTGCTGCTTCGATGAATGTGACACAAGAAGTGGAGTATGTCAAACAAGAAGCTAAAGTTGTGTATTTATTGGAGTGTTTACAAAAGACAGCACCACCCGTATTAATATTTGCTGAAAAGAAACAGGATGTCGATTGCATACATGAATATTTACTGCTCAAGGGTGTGGAAGCAGTTGCTATACATGGTGGAAAAGATCAAGAAGAACGTTCACGAGCCGTTGAAGCCTATAGAGAAGGTAAAAAAGATGTTTTAGTTGCCACCGATGTAGCCTCTAAAGGTTTGGATTTTTCCAATGTTCAACATGTTATAAATTACGATATGCCTGAagatatagaaaattatgtacATCGTATTGGTCGTACTGGTCGTTCCAATACCAAAGGTTTAGCAACaacatttgttaataaaacaacCGATCAATCGGTATTGCTGGATCTAAAACATTTGTTGATTGAAGCAAAACAAAAGGTACCGGATTTCTTATTGGAACTATGTCCGGAATCGGAACAATATTTGGATTTGGGAGACTCACATGGTTGCAGTTATTGTGGTGGTCTTGGTCATCGTATAACGGAATGTCCCAAATTGGAGGCTATTCAAAGCAAGCAGGCATCGAATATTGGACGCAGGGATTATTTGTCTAACACAGCAGCAGattattaa
- the LOC111675761 gene encoding pre-mRNA-splicing factor RBM22 has product MSMSKTTNTYNRQNWEDAEFPILCQTCLGDNPYVRMIKERFGKECKICTRPFTIFRWCPGARMRFKKTEICQTCARLKNVCQTCLLDLEYGLPIQVRDAALKIADNLPQSDVNKEYYIQNVDRELQDGDGTEAAGAVGKSLAASEMLSKLARTAPYYKRNRPHICSFWVKGECKRGEECPYRHDKPNEPDDPLCEQNIKDRYYGRNDPVAEKIMKRAASLPTLEPPEDRNITTLYVGNLPEEITEPELRDHFYQFGEIRSIALVPRQQCAFIQYTKRSAAELAAEKSFNKLVLQGKKSTIKWAHSQAKQGAAKTDRRFDVNAIPPAATQNPNDFFNLQQEQVTVLPPGMKLHQIPPSLIPASSYQMYSQAYAAPYSMPVASTSAQAAAAAASGNSLDSIPPPPSAGRSVQMHYPSQDPSRLGAVKK; this is encoded by the coding sequence ATGTCTATGTCAAAGACGACTAATACTTACAATCGGCAAAACTGGGAAGATGCTGAGTTTCCCATACTTTGCCAAACATGTTTGGGAGACAATCCCTACGTGCGTATGATAAAAGAGCGATTTGGTAAAGAATGTAAAATATGCACCAGACCATTTACGATCTTTCGTTGGTGTCCTGGTGCTAGAATGCGTTTCAAGAAGACTGAAATCTGTCAAACATGTGCGCGTTTGAAGAATGTGTGTCAAACCTGTTTGCTAGATTTGGAATATGGTCTACCCATACAAGTTAGGGATGCAGCTTTAAAAATTGCCGATAATCTGCCTCAAAGTGACGTTAACAAAGAATATTACATACAAAATGTTGATCGAGAATTGCAAGATGGAGATGGCACGGAAGCAGCAGGAGCAGTGGGAAAATCTTTAGCCGCTAGTGAAATGCTCTCTAAATTGGCACGTACCGCTCCCTATTATAAACGAAACAGGCCACACATCTGTTCTTTCTGGGTAAAGGGTGAATGTAAAAGAGGCGAAGAGTGCCCCTATCGACATGACAAACCTAACGAACCTGATGATCCTCTATGcgaacaaaatattaaagatcGTTACTACGGTCGCAACGATCCTGTGGCTGAAAAGATTATGAAAAGAGCTGCGTCATTACCTACTCTAGAGCCGCCCGAGGATCGCAATATTACTACCCTCTATGTTGGTAATTTGCCCGAGGAAATTACTGAACCTGAACTCAGAGATCATTTCTATCAATTTGGTGAAATTCGCTCTATAGCTTTAGTGCCACGGCAACAGTGTGCTTTTATACAATATACTAAACGTTCTGCCGCTGAATTAGCAGCagagaaaagttttaataaattggtGTTGCAAGGTAAAAAATCAACTATAAAATGGGCTCATTCCCAAGCCAAGCAGGGTGCTGCCAAAACTGACAGACGTTTTGATGTTAATGCCATTCCACCTGCAGCTACACAAAATCCAAatgatttctttaatttacaaCAAGAACAAGTAACAGTTTTGCCTCCTGGAATGAAACTGCATCAAATACCACCGAGTCTTATACCCGCCTCATCGTATCAAATGTATTCACAAGCCTATGCAGCACCGTATTCTATGCCGGTGGCTTCTACTTCAGCTCAAGCAGCTGCAGCCGCTGCTAGTGGCAATTCTTTAGATTCTATACCACCGCCTCCAAGTGCCGGCCGTAGTGTTCAAATGCATTATCCTAGTCAGGATCCTAGTCGTTTGGGAGCAGTGAAAAAATAA
- the LOC111675760 gene encoding NF-kappa-B-repressing factor produces the protein MSKTKVKNQNKQKNQKKQKQSDTEFSTDWDVEKYRREYESEEHWQLRKRFMEMHKDKFPEDKLVCLAQVFTNMEFMGCKYPSETMQMVAELSKDVAKEFRADRANRLKRTFVTASDAAEARAKGRKSTQQTNNVQTASSYQANNKRKGFGNEAVGSDEPLTKRTSSTTLDLFSGLKYGKFVVYLHGDRNCLRLSAQRGNIQYVEKEVVVENGRKQVEIRLNEQIVATACEENLKASKAEAFRKALATLQQQCYTIKQNPLRDTIKIEKTNNKVVCGVIKTQQEEQKIDATNKGYKMMKMMGWSGGGLGSQKQGREDPVGYLLKNNRAGLGNDACKLDRKYFMQMLKNYVESDDIRELQFEPTFTKDERAMLHEIANKFNLKSTSHGQDEQRRLIINKKTISDVQILQEILINKNPRFMDRYFVQVPQSKSQLFPDYTAVLTL, from the exons atgtcaaaaactaaagttaaaaatcaaaataaacaaaaaaatcagaagaaacaaaaacaatctgATACAGAATTTTCTACCGATTGGGATGTGGAGAAGTATCGCCGGGAATATGAAAGTGAAGAACATTGGCAGTTGAGAAAGCGTTTTATGGAAATGCACAAAGACAAATTTCCGGAAGATAAATTGGTGTGTTTAGCTCaagtatttacaaatatggaatTTATGGGTTGCAAATATCCCTCCGAAACCATGCAAATGGTTGCTGAACTCTCAAAAGATGTAGCTAAAGAATTTAGGGCCGATAGAGCAAATCGTTTGAAGAGAACGTTTGTAACAGCTTCTGATGCCGCTGAGGCCAGGGCTAAAG GACGTAAATCGACGCAGCAAACAAATAATGTACAGACTGCTAGTTCATATCAAGCTAATAATAAGAGAAAAGGTTTTGGAAATGAGGCAGTGGGTAGTGATGAACCCTTAACTAAAAGAACTTCATCAACAACACTTGATCTATTTTCTGGGTTAAAGTATGGCAAATTTGTGGTATATTTACATGGCGATCGTAATTGTTTAAGACTATCGGCACAACGAGGCAATATACAATATGTAGAAAAAGAAGTTGTAGTAGAAAATGGACGGAAGCAGGTTGAAATACGCCTAAATGAACAAATAGTAGCCACGGCttgcgaagaaaatttaaagGCCTCCAAGGCAGAGGCGTTTCGCAAAGCATTAGCAACATTACAGCAGCAATGTTACACAATTAAA caaaatccTTTAAGAGATACCATTAAAATTGAGAAAACCAATAATAAAGTAGTATGTGGTGTAATAAAAACTCAGCAAGAGGAACAGAAAATCGACGCCACAAACAAGGGTTACAAAATGATGAAAATGATGGGCTGGTCAGGCGGTGGTCTAGGCTCTCAGAAACAAGGACGTGAAGATCCTGTTggatatttgcttaaaaataatCGTGCTGGTTTGGGCAATGATGCGTGCAAGCTAGATCGcaaatattttatgcaaatgttaaaaaattatgtggAATCAGATGATATACGTGAGTTACAATTTGAACCCACATTTACCAAAGACGAAAGAGCCATGCTTCATGA AATTGCcaacaaattcaatttaaaatcaaCTAGTCATGGTCAAGATGAACAACGTCGCCTaataattaataagaaaactaTAAGCGATGTTCAAATATTGCAAGAAATACTAATTAACAAAAATCCTCGTTTTATGGATCGTTATTTTGTGCAAGTTCCACAGTCAAAAAGTCAATTATTTCCTGATTATACTGCAGTACTAACGCTATAA
- the LOC111675827 gene encoding bromodomain-containing protein DDB_G0280777, translated as MADVENVSGVPVAATTTAASTVTVTPTDIPTTQETFGKSISAGGGGTGSEVTAEGNQTLNELGTSPTQEKSSNSHPHDSEYDTASDLEGNEEYDDDDDDMDDSLTEDDDDEEDSEDETETDDDEEEDDEGVDIDLQGQEKIDAEAQKKVDEDRSNPQYIPKRGTFYEHDDRTAEVEGEGVAGEGQEVGESPVIITGGTGSVSGSKTSTTPTISTASKTMKKWQPASAVDRWSHDRFDPSEQAPKSRTELVNAYGYDIRTEDAPPKARRRRRYGRGPSKYNRNWEDESAYLKTNNKERKPPKPSDFPALNENSKPRRPRRTREEKENRMERRKREGKTGEGRAERSEKMGPSSRSHHNDDHDHRGEPDRRERADRNNDAGFKQQNRQKSYNNRGQGQNQASVGRQAAMEFKQKNRQNYQNSSTGSSNMNSSNLSSRLEAQRQPQQNQQQTQNLVRKSANGSAGTKDHNQSMGHQNVQQSQQYDGYNNNKKKHLEQGYQPMQAAQHSNIASQQIHHQQQQSQQSPMPNHGMNRQNPQIQNKTPQQPTSNLSQRLQQVQNRNDPSHVGSVQMHAMATQNQQQHQLMQQQAANIIMAGTQPNQQQPQNQNISQQPMEQRGPPKRYSSLRRSQHDAQHIADHQQQQLQQQMHMQQQQQQNSSMMIPADQAMLQANLMQMYHQENLQAQMQALQVTQQPAVAKQPNYAAQGPQAQPQQPYPGATASPAAYYVATPDAYTAAATAAVTAQATQAAATYAAQQANPNYLAQQQTAAAAAAAAAASLVYNNPNNAPQQSVAAATAYGPSAPVGVVTQPQAGAATTPGYQNYNTVGGTTYFVPPPTQTSSRPVSLPQRRPTNAIPILPPSEKNKQQKSQDSKTDNDSKSSTNQQSSSNQPPIGSAENIDHIIDNMFVQRPAFQPPPATTTTTTTTNNTTSKTPASTADATAAENSTTANITSQDNNALVTTENINKSSNDTSNAPTAASSSSSTTNTTTTTTTTTESSNNNQISAQE; from the coding sequence atggccGATGTAGAAAATGTCTCAGGAGTGCCtgttgcagcaacaacaacagcagcgaGCACAGTCACGGTTACACCAACTGATATACCTACAACACAGGAAACATTTGGAAAGTCAATTAGTGCAGGAGGAGGTGGTACGGGAAGTGAGGTTACCGCTGAAGGAAACCAGACTCTGAATGAATTGGGGACATCTCCCACACAAGAGAAATCTAGCAATTCACATCCTCATGATTCAGAGTACGATACGGCCAGTGATTTGGAGGGTAATGAGGAGtacgatgatgatgacgatgatatgGATGATAGTTTAACggaagatgatgatgacgaagaAGATAGTGAAGATGAGACGGAAACGGACGATGATGAAGAGGAGGATGACGAAGGCGTTGATATAGATTTGCAGGGTCAAGAAAAAATTGATGCTGAGGCTCAAAAGAAAGTTGATGAAGATCGCAGTAATCCCCAGTATATTCCCAAAAGAGGTACGTTTTATGAACACGATGACCGTACGGCTGAAGTTGAGGGCGAGGGAGTTGCTGGGGAAGGTCAAGAAGTTGGTGAAAGTCCAGTAATTATTACTGGTGGGACTGGCAGTGTATCTGGGTCGAAAACATCGACCACACCTACAATATCAACGGCTTCTAAAACCATGAAAAAATGGCAACCAGCTTCGGCTGTAGATCGTTGGTCACACGATCGTTTTGATCCTTCGGAGCAGGCTCCTAagtctagaactgaactggtaAATGCCTATGGCTACGATATTCGCACAGAAGATGCTCCACCTAAGGCTCGCAGAAGACGTCGTTACGGTCGTGGACCCAGTAAATACAATCGTAATTGGGAAGACGAAAGTGCCTACTTGAAGACAAATAATAAAGAGCGTAAACCACCAAAACCGTCAGATTTCCCAgcattaaatgaaaattctaaACCAAGGCGCCCTAGGCGTACCAGAGAGGAAAAGGAAAATCGTATGGAAAGGAGAAAACGCGAAGGAAAAACCGGCGAGGGAAGAGCGGAAAGGTCTGAGAAAATGGGACCATCATCACGTAGCCATCATAACGATGACCACGATCATAGGGGAGAACCTGACCGAAGAGAAAGAGCTGACAGGAATAACGATGCCGGTTTTAAGCAACAAAACCGTCAAAAGTCATATAATAATCGCGGACAAGGACAGAATCAGGCTTCTGTAGGACGTCAAGCTGCCATGgaatttaaacagaaaaatagacaaaactatCAAAATTCTTCCACCGGATCCTCCAACATGAATTCCAGCAATTTATCCAGTCGCTTGGAGGCCCAAAGGCAACCCCAGCAGAATCAGCAACAGACTCAAAATTTGGTCAGAAAGTCTGCCAATGGAAGTGCTGGTACCAAGGATCACAATCAATCTATGGGACACCAAAACGTTCAGCAGTCTCAGCAATACGATgggtataataacaataaaaagaaacatttggAACAAGGTTACCAACCTATGCAAGCAGCACAACATTCAAATATTGCTTCACAACAAattcatcatcaacaacaacagtccCAACAGTCGCCCATGCCTAATCATGGCATGAACAGACAAAATCCTCAAATACAAAACAAGACACCACAACAACCAACATCAAATTTATCACAACGTTTGCAGCAGGTTCAAAATCGCAATGATCCCAGTCATGTAGGCAGTGTACAAATGCATGCTATGGCTACCCAAAATCAGCAGCAACATCAATTAATGCAGCAGCAGGCGGCAAATATAATAATGGCTGGAACACAACCAAATCAGCAACAACCACAAAACCAGAATATTAGTCAACAACCAATGGAGCAAAGGGGACCACCTAAGAGATATTCCAGTCTGAGACGTTCTCAGCATGATGCTCAGCATATAGCCGATCACCAACAGCAGCAACTGCAGCAACAAATGCAtatgcaacaacagcagcagcaaaattCATCTATGATGATACCAGCTGATCAAGCCATGTTACAAGCGAATCTCATGCAAATGTATCACCAAGAAAACCTACAGGCTCAAATGCAAGCCTTACAAGTTACTCAACAACCTGCAGTAGCTAAACAACCAAACTATGCAGCTCAAGGACCTCAAGCTCAGCCCCAACAGCCGTACCCAGGCGCAACAGCTTCGCCGGCTGCTTACTATGTAGCAACTCCTGATGCTTACACGGCCGCAGCCACTGCAGCTGTTACAGCGCAAGCCACACAAGCAGCTGCTACATACGCCGCCCAACAAGCAAATCCCAATTATTTGGCTCAACAACAAActgctgctgcagcagctgCAGCAGCGGCGGccagtttagtttataataatCCTAACAATGCTCCACAACAGTCAGTAGCTGCTGCTACAGCTTATGGCCCATCGGCCCCAGTGGGAGTGGTAACACAGCCCCAAGCTGGTGCTGCTACGACACCTGGCTACCAAAACTACAATACCGTAGGAGGAACTACTTACTTTGTACCACCCCCTACACAAACATCCTCACGTCCTGTCTCTCTACCCCAAAGAAGACCTACCAATGCTATTCCTATACTGCCACCTTCCGAAAAGAACAAGCAACAAAAATCACAAGACTCCAAAACCGATAATGATTCCAAATCGTCAACGAATCAACAGTCGAGCTCAAATCAACCTCCCATTGGTTCAGCTGAAAATATCGATCATATTATAGACAACATGTTTGTTCAGAGGCCAGCTTTCCAGCCACCACCGGCAACaacgacgacaacaacaactacaaacaatACAACATCAAAAACTCCCGCATCAACTGCAGATGCCACAGCAGCTGAAAATTCGACTACCGCCAACATTACGTCGCAGGATAACAATGCGCTAGTAACaacagaaaatattaataaatcttCTAATGATACATCAAATGCTCCCACTgctgcatcatcatcatcgtccaCAACTAAtactacaacaactactacCACCACCACTGAAAGCAGCAATAATAATCAAATATCAGCACAAGAATGA